GTGGAGGATCACCGTATAAGGACACCATCTTCTTCGGGAGACCTAACGACCAAATCAGCATATCGTCATTTCTAGTCACGCTAGTACAAAGAGCTCAAAATCCGTACAAACTAGATGATGCATCATAGAGTAATTTTTGTACTGAAGCTGCTAATACAGCAGACTGTTCAAGCATACATAATAAAAATTCATGTTTTATTTTTTTAGATAATTCCAAATGTTCTGAAACAACGCAGTATGATGATAACAAAAATCAAGTTATAATGGAGCAAGCATAAGAAACTTATTGAATTTAAGGACTGAGACAACTTACAGTGGAGCATCATCGTCATGTCTTATCCAAAGAACCACTTTACACACAACAGCAACTGTCTTGTTCAAACCTCCTGATAGGATGCTTATGGTTGCTTTCTTGTGGAATAACTTGACTATGATGGCATAGAGGGAGAAGTTAAACAACAGTAGAACAATTTTAACACAGTATACAACTTCAATGTTCGCAGTGCCAAAAAGAGTATTACAATTGACTTCATTCAGAGATGACACCAATGATGCTGATCTCTTGGGTCGTAGTCGTCCCTGTGAAAGAAGTCATAGGTAGAAACTTTTGCACCAACAGACAAAAAAATAGTTTTGAAAGCACAATAATGGTGTGCTTTAAGTCATTGCATTAGCATCGGAAATAGTTGGGCAAATAAAATTTGAATCGTGGAAAGCATGTGTGCCACTTAGGGCTGTTAATGGTTTGGGCTCAAACCATGAACCAAACCCAGACTAAACTTCCTTCGCAGTTTTCTAGGACCAAGGTCAAGGTCGTGTCAGAACCACTGAACCCATCTCTATCCAGGTGATCAGTCTGCTAATCAGTGGCACCACGGACCTTGTCCGCCACGACAGCGGCAGCTACCAATCTCCTCCACCACAGCCTCAAGGGATGATTCCTTAGACTGGTGACTTTGCCATTGCTGCAGTTGCCACTGTAAGATATTGTTCCATTGTCGCATTCACCACGGTGAGCGCAAAGATGTGTTGCTACGTCACACCAGGAACAGGTGCTGACCACACCACTGATTGATGCTGCTCCATTCAACAACAATCACAAAACGAGTTCAATTAACTCAAAGTTGATGAGTGCGGACAGCAGCCGCCCTCCCTCTCTGTCTGGCTTTCTATTGCCTGCTTATAGGAAACCATCGACCCATATAAACCACTCTCTATTCAAACCCATCAAAGGCATTCACTTTCTGGGCTGGGTTGGTTTTCATCGCAAAACTGATTAAACGGGGGATCACAACAGCAGGCCTATGTGCCACAAATAGTTATATCCTAAGGAGTTAACTAACACTTAAAAGGTACGAGTTATGGGCAAACTGAAACTATAAACCTGACAAGAGCACTCTCACGCTAAAACTGAGCATGGAATTGATGTTGTAACAAATGTTATCATATCATTTCATCTAGGTTGTACTGAATCCCATGAAAATTGTTAACTTCTACATATATGCATAACCATTAAGTAGCATCACACGATCGAGACTAAAGCTCAAATGAGACCAATGAGACAATTCTGTTAGTTCATGTCCAGTGCTGCAGTTTGCAAGTGCACTTACTATAGTTACAGAAGGTACCTTCATTGCATTCTCTAACTTATCAAGGAGATTGATGATCTTCTGAACTTCTATGTCAGCCCTGAGAGCAGGATCTTTTAATGCAGCAGCTTCAAATCCGCGAATGGCACTTTCATAGTTCTCTAAGTATTTGTAAGCCTGAAAGGAACCAAAAATATTATGGAAATGGAAAGTGTTGGTGGAATTTTTAGCTGACTCTGCTACCCATTAAAGATCTGGCTACTCACTGTGGCACAATTATAGTAGAGGTCTGGATTTAGTTTCATAGTTTCATCCTTCTCCTGAAACAATTTATTGAAACAACATAATACATGCTTTACATTTTGAAAGAATGGAAATCGATATAAAAAAATCCATCTCATAATTTAagaaattacaatttgcaaactAATAAGATGCGCAGAAGCATGACATGCACAACTTACAGCGTTTTGATATGCTTTGATCGAATGATGAAGCCTAGCTTTGTCCCAGGCTCCGCTCGCAAAGAAGCTTGTGAGGTATGCATTACCCAGATTATCTATATACAGAAAAAGGCAAGTGAACGGTTGTTGAAATGGTAATCTTGCTGAAAAAACTGAAATTACATCTCAGAATAGTCAATAGAAGTTGTTTCAGCAAGACAATCATTGGTCATTACATAATGCTAGCCTAAACAAGCGGAGGAAAAAACAGATTTAATGTACTCATAAAGCAAAAGAATAATTTATCTTTTGTTTCTTTCGATACTACTAGTGACCCTGCCCTGTTGGCTCCCTTTTTCTCGAACGACCTGTTAGCTGTTTTCATATATATAACTTCTAGTAATGCCAGGAAGAGAAACCTTTCGCATTTAAATGTGGGTTGAGTACCACTTCGGCTGCGTTTGTCATTGCAGTTAGTTGAAACTATCTTTTGTTTAGAAAGAATTATTCCAGCGCAATATAGTTCAGCAACCACAAACTAAGCCATCATCTAGAAGTGGCGCCTAACTTAAAGAAACTATTCATATGGAATATTCACATATGGCATAATTTGTCCGAGGAGAGATGATTGAGAGAAGGAATATTAGTATTAGCATTGGGGGTGTTAGGGAGTATTAGTATTGGTCTATTGAGTCTGTATTAGTCCCTTGTCCTTCATGTCTTGTGTAATATATTATACATATATGCCCCTTGGGCTATGCAATAGAGATAAGTTGCATCCATAACAACACCTACTACTTCCACAGCCAAAGCACCTTCCACTTCTGCTCCTCCGCCACCACCAGCTCGGTTGCCCCCACAGAGGTTCCAAAGACTAGTGGTGCATAATTCTCCTTTTACCAGTGCTGCTCTTGCACAGAAAATCAAGGAGTAGCTACCGTTCCTTCCCGCCGAGAAGGTCTCGAGGGTTGTGGTGTTGGGCAAGTTTCACTCTATGAGCACTCAAGTCAAACCTCTTGCCAAGGACGTGAAAGCCATCAAGGCACGGATAGAGTATGATGAAGATGCCATGCGATCTAGCGatgatcatgagcatgatgaCATCATGACAGTGACCTGCACCTAGAGTTTGTTGGTGACCACCACCTCCTTTGGCAACCGGATTTTCTTCGGTGACTATTCACCTCTAGTTCAAAAAGATCCCCCGTCAGCCACCACTACCGAGATCAAAGCCATgaccttcctccggactccttccatgatcatcaacaacgagacTGCCGTAAGGGCATCTTCTCCTCCGGATGTTGATCAAGCTTAGTCTAGTGGGACGATAGTCCTCTCACTTTTTGGTGTCTTGATGCCAAGGGAGGGGAGGGTGTAATTCTAGACTAGCTTCGTGCTTTTCGGGAAAGAGCTTTCCAAGGGGGGCAGTTGTTTAGGAGTTAGTATTGTTGAGTTACCAGTCTTGCTACTTTAACTGATTCTTATGACTTGTAAACTCTTAAGTTCCATGTTATGACGTTGTAAGCAACTTTGCACTTGCACTTTATGCTTATGCTTTAGTGCATCTTTTGAGGTCATTAACAAGTGTTTTATCCCATGTTTGTTGCGTGGTAGAGAGCATATTTACATTCTTGTACACACGATGTATTCTCACGGATTCTATAGTATAGAGAGTTTCTCACATTCCCAAAAGATTGTTGTGCATTTGCATTTCAAAAGCAAATTCTAAATAATGCACAATTTTTGGGGGAGCTCCCATATTTCATATATATCTAATTATAActttgtacacttgttgcatatcttTCGCGAAACTTTAATAAATGTTGTCATCAATGACCAAAAACAGGGAGACTGAAACTGCATCTATTGCCACCTACGGGTTTTGCATTATATGACAACATGATTAAAGGGACTAATGGTTGGTGACCCCCACTTCTTCAAGGACAAGTGTTAGCAAGGCCAAGGACAAATTTTTAGTtgttagtgatccaagatcacattgagtccataggtaTGTCTATACCATCAAAAGGGAATCAAGTATGTGTAGTGATGAGCTTCTTGCTATGTGCTTAAAGATCGAAACCCAAAATCACCCAAAAACCTCAACTATTTCCCTAATATTCTCGCTCTCTTTACACTGTTAGGAGCCACCAAGCCAGATTCATTCAGAGAGATAGTCGTTCCAAAACCCTTGCCCATCAGGAGCCTACATGACAACTCCACTCAAAGCCACGAAAGCACTCGTGCAAGCCTCTGTACATCGGTCTGAACCTATGAACCATCGCCGATCGGAGATTCCGAATGAGGTCCAGTAGCGCGCGCAGGTGTGTCAATGCCAGTTGAAGCCTCTGGATACTTTCTCCAGACCCTCCGAGCTATACAAAAGTTGCCTCTTTGCAGTTCAGTCGGAGCCTCCAAGCTGATCATTCGGTGCCTCTGAGCTGTACAGAGAAGTGTGCAACAGTCAGATATTTTAGGTCTAACCTATATATACCCTAACCCTGTCCCACCAAGTTCACTCAAGCGCTTCAACTCAAACATCCACTTCTAAGAGAGAAGTTAAGTGCTGTGAGGACTTGTCTACTACAGTTATACTCACAGCCCCCAGCCACACCTCCTCAAGTAACAGAAAGACAAAGACCGATCATCAGACCTCACACACGTCAACTTAAATATCAGGTACATTCAATTCTAAGAACTTACACTAATGCTCATGAGAATATGACTCTAACTAAATCAAATATGtttatattactccctccgttcctaaatataagtcttctactccctccgttcctaaatatttgtctttctagagatttcaacaagtgactacatacggagcaaaatgagtgaatctacactctaaaatatgtctatatacatccgtatgtggtagttcatttgaaatatctaaaaagacaaatatttaggaacggagggagtaatagatTTCAATAttgactacatacggatgtatatagacgtagtttagagtgtagattcactcattttgctccgtatgtagtccatattgtaatctctaaaaagacttatatttaggaacggagggagtattaaggAATAAAGCACCTAGCATGGACGAGAGGGGCAAGCACTGCAGCATGAGCAAGCATACGAGGAATGAAGATGGCCCTTCTAGTGAGGATAAGAGGATTTCAAGACTTTGCGTCCGCCATAATGACACATGGAAACatggatgaaatatacaagacGACACTTCATAACTTTGTCCATAATCATCCATAGGTGTTGTGTGACCTCGCTTTTAGGCCAGGCCCATAAAATAATGAAATACAGAACAATAAGCAGTTTTTAGAGTCCATATTAGTGGAGAAAACGGACTTAGGGTGGATTTCGGCACCCTCCTTGGGCTGGCCGAATTTCCCCTTTGTCCCACCATAAATACCaccctagggcatcgtttagaatTGGGTTTGGTTTACTCAAAAGCTAGCCAATGTTCCAACTTCATGTAAACTGACATGTGCAACGCCATTAGCGAACGCATTTGGAACCCCAGTTTAATCAATCCTTAGTTTGCAATACTTAGATTGCTATTCTTAGTTCTCTTTTATTCTCAGTCAAACACAGGGGATTAGACATTCATGGGCAGGCTGGCCGTGCCTCTGACATCATCGGTAACCCCAAGGATACAAGTCTAGCGGTAGGGTGCACCATCTAGTGTCTGGTGTAGCTAGGTAGTCAAGGACCTAAAGGTCGATTCAACGCAAATCGAATAAGTGCCTCCCACCGAAAGATTAAACACCCTTGTGGCTATCATTGCGCTGAGTTCAAAAAGCATTCTACTCCAACATCCACGTCAAACCTTTGAATATCTTCTCTCCTATTTGCTCTCAAGTCTATCTTTCAAACATCCAAACTCTCCAAATCCAAAGATCTATCCTATGACAGTTTGAGTGTGGAGGAGATTATCTTATGAAGCATAACCAAGGGATTCATCAAAAAAGAAAGGGCAGCCCGGTGCACgtagctcccgcttgcgcagggtccggggaagggtccgaccactttgggtctaTAGTACGCAGCCTTTCCCTACATTTCTGTGTTTCCAGGACTCGAACCCGTGACATGGTCACAAGGTCACAAGGCAACAGCTTTACCGCTGCACCAAGGCTCCCTTTCAAGGGATTCATCAAAGGCAACCTTATATTGTAAACTTTTGAGGGTGTGCGCCTCCTAGATCGACTAGGTGTGCTTGGGAGCCTTCAAGGTGTGAAGGCACCAAGAAATTTGTGAGGGCTTGGAGATCATATCCCGAGTGAGACTTGACCTTTGTAGTCTATAAGCCACGGTGGAATAGATTGGTCTGCGCTTGGTGGGCCTGTGGGCGACCGAACCAAGACCTACAACATGTCATGCAATCAGATGTTCTGACATGCAAAACTGAAGGTTAGAATTACCATGTTTTAATAATTTCTAGAGAATAAGAAAATAAAAACCAAAAGCAATTTATGCCCTAGGAGGCAGAACATGCTTAAGAACATATTCCTGGTCAGAAAATAGGTTAAAGATCTTGAGTGGCCATTTTAGATTTCTGATTATGCATCCATACAGCTAACTCGAGCTCAAGGTCATACAATGTATTGATAATATGCAAAAATCACATAATCAATGCATCTTCAACTCAAAAATCACCTACTATATTTTATCAGCAAACTAACACCATGGAATTAAGACTACAATACCATCTCTAGCTAGGTGAGAGCACATAACATATGCAAATATATTTAGAAACAAGGGACTCATACACCAGGAATTTCCATCTTTTATGTCCAGCATTACAGCTTCTTTTGCATGATTAATGCTCTCTTCCACTAACAACGCTTGGTCTTCACTAGCTGCAGATGCAAATAGAAAATACATGAGTGCAACGAGATGAAAATTTGCCGACAACAAAAATCAGCTTCTATCAAACTAGGTGCAAAATATTATCTAAGAGGAAAAAACTCATGCACAGAAACAATCAACAATAGATAATCCAACACATCAGAAAATTATGTTGAACTTCCCCAAAATAATAACTCTTAACCAATAATGCCTAGTCCTTTTTGTAAAGCGGATCGGTGAGCAAGAGGCTAATCTGAACACCTATGAGAGAAAAGGACATACCATAAATTAAAGCTCACGGACCACCCATGAAGTTCTCAAATTCTACTCAATTTAGTGACAACTCCATCAAAAAGGAAACTAACCAATTCAAGCCAAAATCAAGATTATCTATGGAGCAAGGCTTATACAACGGAAATGGGACTAAGCAAAAATCACTAATTTAAACTATCAAAGTCTGATTTGTGTTAAGGGGTATTACTATTCGTCTAGGTGTTCGTATTAGTCTAGATTTCCTTTCTTGTACTCCAAGTCCCCCGTACTATATATTTGCCCCTTAGACTATGCAATAGATGCATTCATAATATCCTATCATGCGCCTAGGTTTAGGGGAAAAAATCAGACATCCGCAACTCGTCCTCTCGATCACCTCCCTCAGCCTCTCCCCCGATCTCATTCTTATCAAATGGATTCCACTCCTCCCTATCGATTCTTTTTTCGGTCCTATGGATGATCCCTCCTCTCCGGCATGAAGCGTCAGGCCCGTTTTCGTACTCAATCTCGACTGTTTCCCAGTCTTCCCCCGTTCCCATCATTTTTCACGGTCCAAGCTTCCAATGGCCATCTccttgactggatcgacatcatAGCACATGGGTGCTGGAAGCTAGAGTCCCTGGGTCGAAGCCATCTTCTCCCAAGATAGTGCTAGGATCAAAGAGCCCCTGGATGATGCCTCCATTGATAGTTCTAGGATCAAAGTTGCCGGAAATCCAACGGAGCACATCGATGCTCCACTCTGGTGCTGGGTCGAAGCAAGAGTCCCCGCCCAATATGTGATGCCTTGGTCGCCACCACTCATCATTCGCATCTTCAGGCCGCCCCCATCCACTAGGACCTCATGCCACCTCTAGCTAGACATGTGTCGTCGTCGTCCCTCCCTCTGAATTGCAAGATCCTCTTTGTGAGTTCCTTCCTTGTCTTCCTTGAGAAGGCTAGATCTATTTTTCTCTATCTTCGGCGGCATCGGGTGGGTCCCTAGTCCACACCTTCTATACTGGCGTGGCTAGGGTTACACAGCTTGACCCGGGATGGTTCAGGGCCTCGAGACCTACGCAGCTTCACATCTCGGGTCTTGTATCTTGTCTGCATCTACTTCAGGCTCGCGACCCTCTCCGGGCTGAGTACTCTAACTTCATCCGTCATGGGATCGCCCTTTCAGAGGGACCAAGGGAGCCCTCGGGATCATGTCTCGCATTCTTTGCTCTACAACCTCGTTAGTAGCCCTCGAGTGCCAGGCGATCTTTTCTTTGCAGATTGTGTGGGACTTGTTGAAACTCCTTCACACAACTCTCGAGCCTTTTGGAGAAACCACTAATTTTATGGATGCAACTTATCTCTATTGCATAGCCCAAGGGGTATATGCATATTACACAAGACTTGGGTACAAGAAAAGAGACATAGCCTAATAAGGACTGCTAGACCAATACTGATACTCCTTAACATGGTGGGATCGCATGGCATGAGAAATATAAAAGCACAACAGACTTGGTAGACACAATGGAAAATAGAACAAAGCTAGAAGCTAGGAAGCACACATGAGACAATGATACATGAGCCATCGTGTTTGCAAAAGAGGCTAAGTAGGAGGCGGTGAGGATAAGATGCTGACGAGGAGCAGCGGAAAAGAGCAACTAGCGGACGAGCGCCCAACAACAGTTGAAGGTGCATGTGCGAGATGGAGTCGGCAAAGAAAACCGTTGAAAAATGACCAAGCGTCGAGGAAGAAAGACAGTGCCTCATGATGACATTTTTTCTTGATTTTCTTAGAAACATTTTTTCTTGATTTTCTTAGAACATCGCCCGACACAGATGGACATGCAATCAGGAGAACAGAGGTGACCAAGAAGTAACAGGCCCAAGCACTAGCAACACCCAGCTAGCACAGCCGTACACAACATCAGGGGCAACTTGAAAGGAGATTCCTAGCAATGGTGGCGGTGGCCGGAAGGGCAGAAGCGACATGGATGGCGGAGAAGGGCCTGACTGGCATGTGTAGGCAGTAAGCTGGCCGCACTCGTTGATTTGGGAGATGTTGGCGATGGAAAGGAGGCGGCAGCCCACGTCTAACCAGCGGGGGCACACGTCTGGAAGTGGGCACACGCTTGAGCAGGGGTCAGCAC
The Aegilops tauschii subsp. strangulata cultivar AL8/78 chromosome 3, Aet v6.0, whole genome shotgun sequence genome window above contains:
- the LOC109770557 gene encoding uncharacterized protein isoform X9; translated protein: MVQNRQNQYWEQRKSPEERVIYEFLMGKILDVFPDYCKEAEEHLSKAVKLNPSLVDAWLCLGNCIWKKGNLASARNCFLLALSKGTDKKILCQLSMLERSMAQSSEDQALLVEESINHAKEAVMLDIKDGNSWYNLGNAYLTSFFASGAWDKARLHHSIKAYQNAEKDETMKLNPDLYYNCATAYKYLENYESAIRGFEAAALKDPALRADIEVQKIINLLDKLENAMKVPSVTIGRLRPKRSASLVSSLNEVNFKLFHKKATISILSGGLNKTVAVVCKVVLWIRHDDDAPLYYLTCDLDQSYFILSVYGLQNEAIKEGDRVVLLEPYYKILDISWKEQRYKFKSIRVDFPEQIIINEKAPAAHHVARASIRAQHKP
- the LOC109770557 gene encoding uncharacterized protein isoform X11, coding for MGKILDVFPDYCKEAEEHLSKAVKLNPSLVDAWLCLGNCIWKKGNLASARNCFLLALSKGTDKKILCQLSMLERSMAQSSEDQALLVEESINHAKEAVMLDIKDGNSWYNLGNAYLTSFFASGAWDKARLHHSIKAYQNAEKDETMKLNPDLYYNCATAYKYLENYESAIRGFEAAALKDPALRADIEVQKIINLLDKLENAMKGRLRPKRSASLVSSLNEVNFKLFHKKATISILSGGLNKTVAVVCKVVLWIRHDDDAPLYYLTCDLDQSYFILSVYGLQNEAIKEGDRVVLLEPYYKILDISWKEQRYKFKSIRVDFPEQIIINEKAPAAHHVARASIRAQHKP